One Plutella xylostella chromosome 31, ilPluXylo3.1, whole genome shotgun sequence genomic region harbors:
- the LOC105388062 gene encoding proton-coupled amino acid transporter-like protein pathetic isoform X2, whose amino-acid sequence MDYFYQFYNWLFKREHTGKSTAEARQYRVVATTQAQEDAFDIVAAKGPGKYSGFLGTIAHLVKGALGAGIMSGHVGFMKGGLYPSLVTSFIAGSYIGYCLYKLMSSAQIIYKRTNIPEMNYPDIAEAATAIFPNPKVQRFSVFFRHYLDVIICMELFGACACYQLIIARTMKQLIEDTASFTMDIRLYLVIIIIPILLICMVTNLKSLAPLSIVGNLFVLACLALTIRYAVQLNPSFTGMRATTSLWSYLEFLGMSIFSMSCAGVVVPVSNNMKQPEKFGFVMVIVGCVLPVKHGADMSFHH is encoded by the exons ATG gATTACTTCTACCAATTTTATAACTGGCTGTTCAAGAGGGAACATACGGGaaag tCCACTGCTGAAGCCAGGCAGTACAGAGTGGTCGCCACAACTCAGGCTCAGGAGGATGCCTTCGATATAGTCGCTGCCAAGGGACCAGGGAAGTACTCAGG GTTCCTCGGCACAATAGCTCATCTGGTAAAGGGAGCTCTAGGCGCGGGCATCATGAGCGGACATGTGGGCTTCATGAAGGGCGGCCTGTACCCCTCACTCGTCACCTCCTTCATAGCCGGCTCCTACATCGGGTACTGTCTTTAT AAACTGATGTCTTCCGCCCAGATTATCTACAAGAGGACAAACATACCGGAAATGAACTATCCCGACATAGCCGAAGCGGCCACGGCAATCTTTCCTAATCCTAAGGTTCAGAGGTTTTCAGTGTTTTTTAG GCATTATCTGGACGTGATAATTTGCATGGAGCTGTTTGGAGCATGTGCGTGCTACCAACTCATCATCGCCAGGACCATGAAACAGTTGATAGAGGACACTGCTTCTT TTACGATGGATATACGGCTATATTTggtgattataattataccgATCTTGCTCATTTGCATGGTGACAAATTTGAAGTCTCTGGCGCCGCTGTCGATTGTTGGGAACCTTTTCGTAT TGGCCTGCCTAGCGCTGACCATCCGCTACGCGGTCCAGCTCAACCCCTCGTTTACCGGGATGCGGGCTACAACGAGCCTGTGGAGCTACCTGGAGTTCCTCGGCATGAGTATCTTCAG TATGTCCTGTGCCGGCGTCGTGGTCCCCGTCAGTAATAATATGAAACAGCCTGAGAAGTTCGGCTTTGTCATGGTTATTG